The segment GGTCCCGGGTGGACAGCTCCAGGTAGTAGTCGTCCAGACCGAAATCGTCCAGCAGCGAGCGCACGAAGTTCAGCAGGTGCTTGATCTCGCCGGGCGCCTGCTCGGCGGTGACGTAGGAGTGCGAGTCGTCCTGGGTCAGACCGCGCACCCGGGTCAGGCCGTGCACCACGCCGGACTTCTCGTAGCGGTACACCGTGCCGAACTCGAACAGGCGCATCGGCAGCTCACGGTAGGACCGCCCGCGCGACCTGAAGATCAGGTTGTGCATCGGGCAGTTCATCGCCTTGAGGTAGTAGTTCGCCCCCTCGAGCTCCATCGGCGGGAACATCGTGTCCTTGTAATACGGCAGGTGACCCGAGGTGTGGAACAGGCCTTCCTTGGTGATGTGCGGCGAGCCGACGTACTGGAAGCCCTCCTCGATGTGCCGCGCGCGGACGTAGTCCTCCATCTCGCGCTTGATCACCCCACCCTTCGGGTGGAAGACCACCAGACCCGACCCGATTTCATCGGGGAAGGAGAACAGGTCCAGCTCGGTGCCCAGCTTGCGGTGGTCACGGCGCTCGGCTTCAGCGAGACGGTTGAGGTACGCCTTGAGCTCGTCCCGGGACGGCCACGCGGTGCCGTAGATCCGCTGCAGCTGCGGGTTCTTCTCCGACCCGCGCCAGTACGCGGCGGCCGAGCGCATCAGCTTGAACGCCGGGATGAGCCGGGTCGACGGCAGGTGCGGGCCGCGGCACAGGTCGCCCCAGACCCGCTCGCCGTCCTTGCCGAGGTTGTCGTAGTGGGTCAGCTCGCCGGCCCCGACGGCCGCGGCCTCCTCGTCCACGTCACCCTTGATGTCGACCAGCTCGAGCTTGAAGGGCTCGCTCTTCAGCTCGGCCTTGGCCTCGTCGAGGGAGGCGTACTCCCGGCGGCGGAAGGTCTGGCCGGCCTTGACGATCTCCTGCATCCGCTTCTCGAGCTTGGTCAGGTCCTCCGGCTGGAACGGCTTCTCCACGTCGAAGTCGTAGTAGAAACCGTCCCGGATCGGCGGGCCGATGCCCAGCTTCGCCTCGGGGAAGACGTCCTGCACGGCCTGGGCCAGCACGTGCGCGGTCGAGTGGCGCAGCACGTCGAGCCCGTCCGGCTCGTCGATCGCGACCGGGGTCACCTCGGTGTCGGCCTCCGGCGCCCAGTTCAGGTCGCGCAGCCGGCCGTCCGCCTCACGGACCACGACGACCGCCTTCGGCCCGTGCGCCGGCAGCCCGGCGGCGGCCACCGCGTCGGCCGCCGTAGTCCCGGCCGGGACGACTAGCGGGTCGGCCACAGCGGGTGTACGGGTCGCAGACACGGTGTTCTCCATTCAGAAAAGGGAAGGTCCGGTTCCCGATGCTATCCGTCGGCTTTCGACCATCTCCGCCCGGCGCGCGAGGTCACTCCCCGCCCGCTGCCGCCAGCCACGACGGCAGCGGCTCGCGGGCCGAGAGCCAGGCCGGCGGGATGCCGTCCAGCCCGGTGTGCGCGGCCACCACCCCACCGGCGATGGCGGCCGTGGTGTCCACGTCCCCGCCGGAGATCACGCACGCCGCCACCGCGGCCGGGTAATCGTGCAGATAGTGAGCCGCCACCCAGAGGGCGAACGGCACGGTGTCCTGCGCCGTCGCCCGGCTGCCGTTGCCGAGCCGGTATGCCGCCTCGTCCACCCCCGAGATCCCGGCGGCCTCGACCACCCCGTCGCGGACCACGCTCGTCGGGGTGTGCGTGGCGACGGCCCGCAGCAGCTGTTCCGGTTCCGGCTTGTGTCCGTGCAGCCGGGCGGCGGCAGCGACGGCGGCGGCCACCGAGACGGCCACCCCACCGGCGATCCCCTCCGGGTGGGCATGGGTGACCTCGGCTGCGCGTACCCCCTGGGTGGCTGCATGGGCGAGTGAATCGGCGTGCCAGGCGCCCAGCGGCGCCGCCCGCATCGCCGCGCCGTTGCCGCAGGAGCCCTGGCCGTCGAAGGCGGCCGCGGCCGCGATCGGCCAGGGCAGACCCTGCTGGATCTCGCGCAGCATGACCACCGCGCCCGGGCCGTACCCGCGGCCCGGGTCGAACACCCGGCCCAGCATCTCGGCGAACCCGTCCCGGTCGAAGTCGCCCTCGGCCAGCGTCGCCACCAGGCAACACGCCTGCTCGGTGTCGTCGGTCCACTCCCAGGGCGCCTCGGGCACCCGGGCCTCGAGCAGGTCGGACGGCTTGTTGGCGGGCACGAAGTACTGGGCTCCGAGGGCGTCACCGACACTGAGGCCGGCCAGGCTCTCCAGAGCCAACGCGAGTCGCGTACCGGGGAAGAGGGTGAATGACATCAGCGCTTCGGATCGTAATTCATCACTCAGCGTCATCAAAGCTTCTCGCTGGATCACCCTTTAGGTTTCGGTTGCCAGGGACGCTACGGTCTTCGCATGGCCACGGTGTTGCTCGTCGAAGACGATCATGTCGTGCGCGGCGCCATGCTCCGATCGCTAGCCGACCGGGGGCACGCCGTGCACGCCGTCGGCACGGCTCTGGAGGCTCTGCGGCGCGTCGCCGCGGAGACGCCCGACCTGGTCGTGCTGGATCTCGGGCTGCCCGATCTGGACGGTTCCGACGCGCTGCGCATGCTGCGCGGCATCACCGATGTGCCGATCATCATCGCCACCGCCCGTGACGACGAGCAGACCGTCGTGCGCCTGCTGCGCGCCGGCGCCGACGACTACATGGTCAAGCCGTTCACCGGCGCCCATCTGGACGCCCGGATCGCCACCGTGCTGCGCCGGGTGGGCCGGGCCAGCCGGGCCGCGCAGCCGGCCGTGCACGAGGTCGGCGAGCTGCGGGTGGACATCGGCGAGCGCAGCGCCACCCTCGCGGGTGAGTCGCTGGCGCTGACCCGTAAGGAATTCGATCTGCTGGCCTATCTCGCCGCCCGTCCGGGCCGAGTGGTGTCCCGTCGTGAGCTGTTGGAGGAGGTATGGCGACAGCCGTCGGTCGGCGAGGACCAGACCATCGACGTTCATTTGTACTGGCTTCGCCGGAAGTTGGGCGAGTCCGCGGCGAAGCCCCGCTACCTGCGCACCGTGCGGGGGGTCGGATTCCGGTTGGTGGCGCCGGACTGAGGTTGCGGCTGGCGTACACCACCGCCGCCACCACCGCGGTCGCCGCGCTCGTCTTCCTCGTCCCGCTCGGCTGGGGGCTGCGCGACGACCACCGGGACACCGCACTCGCTGAGGCGGCCCGGCGTACCGCGACCGTGGCCGGCGCCATCGCCGCCGGGACCGGGGAGAAGGGCGTGGCCGCCGCGGTCGCGGCGGCCGGCGGCAACCCGGTCGTGCACACCCCCGGCATCGCGCCCAGCGCGGGCGGCCGGGCCGACGCGGCGCTCATCGACCGCGCCGCGCCGCTGCCCGAGCCGACCGTCGAGGACGTCGACGGCGGCGTGGTACGCCTACAGCCGGTCACCGTCGGTGGCAAGACCCTGGTGGTGGAGGCCTTCGTCCCGGACTCGGTCCTGAACGAGAACACCGCCCGCGACTGGTGGCTGCTGCTCGGCCTGGCCGTGGTCCTGGTCGGCGGCGCGGTCTTCGTGGTGGACCGGCTGGCCCGGGGCGCGGTCGACTCGGCCCGCAACCTGGTGGACGCCGCTCTCGCGGTCGGCGACGGTGACCTGGGTGTGCGCATCCATCCATCCGGCCCGCGCGAGCTGGCTGAGGCCGGCTACGCCTTCAACCGGATGGCGGACCGGCTGGTCACCTCCCGCACCGACGAGCGGGAACTGGTCGCCGACCTGTCGCACCGGTTGCGTACCCCGCTGACCGCGCTGCGGCTGGACGCCGAGGCGCTGGATCCGGACGACACCCAGATCCTCGACCTCAGCGCCGACGAGGTGGACCGCCGGCGCGGCATCCGGCGCATCCGGCAGGCCATCGGCACCCTCGAGGACGAGGTCAACGCCCTGATCAACACCACCCGGCAGGCGGTCGCCGCGCAGGTCGCCGCGCCTGAGGACGGGCTCTGCGACGCCAGCGAGGTGGTCCGGGAACGGATGATGTTCTGGTCCGCCCTCGCCGGCGACCAGGACCGTCAGTACCGGGTGGTCGGCGCGCACCTGCGCATCCCGGTGCCGGTGGCCCGGGCCGAGCTGGCCGCCGCGCTGGACGCGGTGCTCGGCAACGTCTTCCGGTACACCCCGCAGGGCACCGCGTTCGAGGTCGGGCTCTCCCGCCGGGACGGCTGGGTGGCGCTGCGCGTGGACGACGCCGGGCCGGGCATCCCCGACCCGGAACGGGCGCTGCGGCGCGGCCAGAGCAACCAGGGCTCCACCGGGCTGGGTCTGGACATCGCCCGGCGGGTGGCCCAGGCGACCGGCGGTTCGGTGAGCCTGGACCGGGCTGCGATGGGCGGCGCGAGCGTGGTTATGCTCCTCGCCGACGCGGACGCCACGCCGAAGGCACCGAGCCGGTTCGGCCTGGTCGGACGCGGTCGACTGACCCGTGAGCGAGACCCCGGACGACGCCGTGGGCAACAACCGGGGCGTGAATGAACCTTTTTCAGCGTGGCCAGGGCCATACGGCCCGGCGGAGACCTACGACCCGGATCATTCTGGCCCGACGCCAGGCTGAAAAAGGTTCATTGAGCTTCCAGAACAGAGACCGTGTCCCCCGGACGGAACAGCGCTTGCTTATATCTCTATTAAGGGCGTTCCCCTGGCGCGCCAAGGCTGGCAGTCTTCCCTCCGATCCCATCCGGCTTCCCGGCTCGCAACCCGCAGCGCGTCCCCATCGCCGCGAACCGAGGAGCCGCCACGCGGTGGGAGGTGGCCACCCCATGGGCCCCTCCCACCGTCACCCAGCTCGACGAGGAGACGCAGTGTCCGCGCATCGCCGGCCAGCGTTCCGCGGGTCGCCCAAGGGGCGACGGCGCGCTCCGAGCGAGGGCAACGGACGAACACGCTCCGCAACCTCCCGGCTCCTTCCGGTAGCACTCGGGCTGGCACTGCTCGGTGTGGGCGGGGTGGTCGGCCCCAGCGTCATCGGTGCCGGTTCCGACGGTGACGCGGACCGCCTCTCTCGCGCCGGGCTCCCGGCCGACGCGCCCGAGCAGGGCCTGGTCTACACCGGTCTGAAACTCGCCGCCGCCGACTCGCTCTGCGCCGGTTCCTACCTGCTCTACGACGAGACGTGCACGCACGGGCCGGAACGCCCGCCGGCCGGCCTCGCGGTACGCCGTGACGTCGCCCCGGTCACCGGGGGTACCAGCCAGTTCACCGCGGTCCGCCGGGAGACCGGGGCCGTGCCGGCGGACGCCGAGATCGCCCGGGACGAGGGCGGCAGCGCGCTGACCGCCGACGCGCCGGCCCTGATCCCGGACGCCGCCCCCGGCCAGGCCGACTTCATCCTCGGCCCGGACGACGTGGCCTGCTCCGGTGACGGCCGCAGCGGCAAGCGGGTGCAGCTGCTCTACCTGCACGACTCGGCCACCGACAGCCGGTACGCGAAGTTCCTCAACTCGTTCCGCACCTGGGCGGCCGGGGTCGACGCGATCTACGACGCCAGCGCCGGCGAGACCGGTGGCTCCCGGCACATCCGGTACGTGACCACTCCCGACTGCCGGGTCGACGTCGCCGAGGTGCAGCTGCCGGACGGCTCGCTCGGCTCGTTCCTCAAGACCATCGAGTCGCTGCGCTCGCTCGGCTACAACCGGACCGACCGCAAGTACCTGATGTTCTCCGACACGAACGTCTACTGCGGCATCTCGACCTACGTCGCCGACACCCGGGGCGGCCGTACCAACCGCAACAACGGCGGCCCGTCCTACGCCCGCGTCGACTCCGGCTGCTGGAGTTCCGCGGTGGCGGCGCACGAGCTGACCCACTCGCTCGGCGCGGTCCTCTCCGACTCGCCGAACGCCACCGGCGCGGGCAGCTGCGTCGACGAGTCCGACCTGCTCTGCGGCCCCGACCGCTCGGGCAAGCCGGTCCGCAACGTGTGCCCGAAGAACCACAAGATCCGGCTGGACTGCGGGCACGACGACTACTTCAGCACCAACCCGAAGCCCGGCAGCTACCTGGACCGGCACTGGAACGTGGCGCTCAGCGACTTCCTGCTGCGCAGCGACGGCGGCGACGACATCCCGGACGCCCCGGGCGCCACCCGGCCGGACACCAGCACGCCGGCTCCCCCCACGCCGACCGCTCCCGCCACCCCGGACCCCAAGCCCGTCGACCCGTCCCCCAGCCCGAGCGCGGCGGAGCCGAGCGCTCCGCCGGCGCCGGATCCCAGCCCGTCGGAGAGCCCCGCCCCGGAGGTCCCCGAGCCGGGCGCCAGCGCTACCCCCGATCCGGACCTGCCGCCGGTCGAGGAGGTGGCCAACCCGGTCGGCAAGCCGCGGCCGACTCCGCCCGGGCAGGCGAAGAAGCCGGTGCCGGGCACCGGCGACCAGGACCCGGGTGAGGCGCCGGCCGGCCCGCAGGAGACCGCCGACAACGGTGTCCAGGCGGTGCTGGAGATCCGGGAGCCGACCAGCAGCTCGGTCCGGCTCACCTGGAGCAGCGCCGACGACGACGCCCGGTATGAGGTGTCGGTCGACGGCAAGCCGGTCGCCACCACCAAGGCGACCCGGGCCCGGTTGATCGGCTTGAAGCCGGACGCCAGGTACACGGTGGCGATCCGCAACAAGAAGCTGGGCTACCTCGCCAAGGGCACCGCGGTCACCGCGCCCGCGGCCCGCCCGGTGCAGAACTCGTGGTTCGTCCTGACCAACGCCCTGACCGGCGGCGCCGCCGACCTGTACGCGGCCCGGCCGGACGACGGCACCCCGGTGACGCTCGGCGGCGAGGACGGCGGCACCCAGCAGCAGTGGCAGCTGGTGCCGGCCGAGAACGACAGCTACTCGCTGGTCTCCCGGGCCAGCAACCGCTGCGCCGTGGCGCTCGGTGGCACTCCGGCCGCCGGCTCGCCGCTGGTGCAGGGCGACTGTTACGCCACGAGCGGGGCCCGCTGGAAGCTGCAGGCCTCCGACTACGGATTCACCCTGCGCAGCACCACCGGGAACCTGGTGGTCGGAGTGGGCTCTCAGCGCTTCGGCTCGCACCGGGTGCTGGTGCTCCAGACCGACACCGGGCAGCGTCACCAGAGCTGGACGGCGGTTCCCGACTAGCCCGGACCCATAGTGCCGAGGATCGACAGGAGAGGCGGATGCCGAAGCTACTGAGCAGGCCGAAGACCGAGCCGGACGATGATCCGGCCCGGTTCAACCGACGGCGGCTGGTGCGCTGGCTGACGATCCTGACCATCGGCACCGTCACCATGGTGGCCTGCTGGCAGGAACCGCTCTACCCGTAACTGACGGTGTAGGCGTCGATCTCGGCGATCAGCGCGGCCCGGCCGGCCTCCGGCAGGAAGCTGTGCCGGACCGCGGCCCGGGCCAGTTCGGCCACGCCGGCCGGGTCCAGGTCGAGCAGGCCGGCTGCGGCCGCGTACTCGGCCTCCAGCGTGGTGCCGAACATCGGCGGGTCGTCCGAGTTCACGCTGACCGGCACGCCGGCCGCGACCAGTGTCGCGATCGGATGCTCGGCCAGCGTGGCGACGGCCCGGGTGCGCAGGTTGGAGGTGGGGCACACCTCCAGCGGGATCTGCTGCTCCGCCAGGTACGCCATGAGCCGCTCGTCCTGTGCGGCGGCGATGCCGTGCCCGATCCGCTCGGCGCCCAGTTCCCGGATCGCGTCCCAGATCGTCTCCGGTCCGGTGGTCTCACCGGCGTGCGGGACGCTGTGCAGCCCGGCCGCCCGCGCCTTGTCGAAGTACGGCTTGAACTGCGGCCGCGGCACCCCGATCTCCGGACCGCCGAGACCAAAGCTGATCAAGCCGTCGGGCCGCTCGTCCAGAGCGATCCGCAGGGTCTCCTCGGCCGCCTGCAGGCCGGCCTCCCCCGGGATGTCGAAGCACCACCGCAGGTCCACGCCGAAGTCGCGGGCCGCGCCGGTCCGGGCGTCCTCGATCGCCTCGCAGAACGCCGGCGCCGGGATGCCCCGCCGCACACTCGAGTACGGCGTGACGGTCAGCTCGGCGTACCGCACCTGCTGGCGGGACAGCTCCCGGCCGATCTCGTACGTCAGCAGCCGGACGTCCTCCGGATCGCGGATCAGGTCCACCACGCTCAGGTAGACCTCGATGAAGTGCGCGAAGTCCCGGAACTCGAAGTAGTCGGCGAGCAGCGCCGGGTCGGCCGGCACCGGCGAACTGCCCTCGTGCCGGGCGGCCAGCTCGGCCACGATCCGCGGGGAGGCCGAGCCCACGTGGTGCACGTGCAGCTCGGCCTTGGGCAGTCCGGCGATGAAGCCGGTCAGGTCAGTCAACAGTTCCCCCTATTTAGAAGCCACCACGAAGATACGGCGGAACGGAAAAGCCACGACGCCGTGCCGTTCGGGATGCGTCTCGGCGATTCGGATCGCCAGCTCCGCACGGAAGGCCACCCAGTCCTCCTCGTCCAGCGCCGCACGCACCGGGCGCAACGCGGTCCCCTCCATCCAGCGCAGCACGGGGTGATCCTCGCCGGCGGGAGAGGCGGGCAGCAGGTGCAGATAGGTCGTCTCCCAGGCGTCCACGGCGGCCCCGGCTCCGGTCAGCAACTCCGCGTATCCCGCCGCGTCGTCCACCGGGTCGGCGCGCAGCAGGCCGTCCAACCGCTCGGCGTAGCGCGGGGCGGCACCCAGCTCACGCACCGCCCGGTGGCCGGGACTGTCGAAGTTGCCGGGCACCTGCATCCCGATCCAGGCGCCGGACGGCAACTCGGTCACCCAGCGAACCAGCATCTCCCGGTGGCCGGGCACCCACTGCAGCGCGGCGTTGGTGACCACCACGTCGACGTCGGGCTCCGGCTGCCACCCGGCGATGTCGCCGAGCCGGAAGTCGACCGGCCCGGGATCGGCCGCGGCCTTCCCGATCATCTCGGGTGACGAGTCGATGCCGGTGATCCGGGCCCGCGGCCAGCGCTCGGCGAGCGTCCGGGTCAGCTCGCCGGGGCCGCAGCCGAGGTCGACGACGGCACGCGGATGCTCGGCGCCGATCTGCCGGACGAGGTCGAAGAACGGCCGGGAACGCTCAGCGCCGAACCGGCGGTACACAGCGGGATCCCACATGACTCCCCCTCAAACCGTACGTCCGTTCTGTTTCAACCTATCAGTCGAGCGGTAGGGTCACGACGTGGAAAAACGAAGCTTTCGGAAGCTGGGCCGCGAGGTCGGCGTGGTCGGTCTCGGTGCCTGGCAGCTCGGCGCCGACTGGGGCGAGGTCAGCGAGGCGGACGCGCACGCGACCCTGCAGGCCGCCGTCGACGCCGGCGTGACCTTCATCGACACCGCTGATGTGTACGGCGACGGCCGCAGCGAGCAGATCATCGGCTCCTTCGTGAAGGACCGTCCCGGCCTCACCGTCTTCACCAAGATGGGCCGCCGGCTGCCGCAGGAGCCGGCGAACTACCACCTGGACAACTTCCGCGCCTGGACCGACCGTTCCCGCGCCAACCTCGGCGTCGAGACGCTCGACCTGGTGCAGCTGCACTGCCCGCCCACCCCGGTCTACTCCTCCGACGAGGTCTTCGACTCGCTCGACACCCTCGTGCAGGAGAAGCGGATCGCGGCGTACGGCGTGAGTGTCGAACGCGTCGACGAGGCGCTCACCGCGATCGCCCGGCCCGGCGTGGCCAGCGTCCAGATCATCCTGAACGCGTTCCGGCTCAAGCCGCTCGAGCGGGTCCTGCCGGCCGCTGCCGAGGCCGGGGTCGGCATCATCGCCCGGGTCCCGCTCGCCAGCGGCCTGCTCTCCGGGCGGTACGACGAGAACACCACGTTCGCCGCGGACGACCACCGCAACTACAACCGGCACGGCGAGGCGTTCGACGTCGGCGAGACGTTCTCCGGGGTGGACTTCCGGACCGGTCTCGAGGCGGTCCGCCGGCTGCGCCCGCTGGTTCCGGAGGGCGCCACGATGGCGCAGTTCGCGCTCCGCTGGATCATCGATCAGCCCGCGGTCACCGTGGTGATCCCCGGCGCCCGTAATCCGGAGCAGGCCCGGGCCAACGCGGCAGCCGCCGATCTGTCACCGCTCGCACCGGAAACCCGGGAAACGATCTCCGCGGTCTACGATGAGTTGATTCGCCCCCAGGTGCACGACAAATGGTGAACAATGAAGCCGAGACGCCGCGATTGCGGGGCTGGCTGACGATGTCTCTCGGCCTGCTGGGGATGGTGCTCGGTGCGGTGTGGACGCTTCAGGGTCTGGATTTCCTCACCGACAGCCTGATGAGCGGTGAGCCGATCTGGGCGATCGCCGGTGGCGGGCTGTTCGTGGCCGGCCTGGTGCTGGTGGTCATCGGGATGCGCCGCCGGTCGGCCGGTTACCCGCAGGGCTGACCAGACGCAAATGGCCCCGCAACCTCGATGAGGATGCGGGGCCAAATGGTCGGGCCGGCCTCCGCCAGGCGGCCGGCGTGCCGGTCTCACGACCGGCGGTTTGGTCTCAGAGCGGGCGAACCTGCTCCGCCTGCGGGCCCTTCTGGCCCTGGGCGATCTCGAACTCCACCCGCTGGTTCTCTTCCAGAGTGCGGTAGCCGCTCGTCTGGATGGCCGAGAAGTGGACGAACACGTCAGCACCCCCGCCGTCGACGGTGATGAAGCCGAAGCCCTTGTCTGCGTTGAACCACTTCACGGTTCCTTGCGCCATGCTGAACTCTCCTTCTGAAAATGCCGGCCCGCCCAACCGCGGCAGCGCGGGGCCGATGACCGTTTTCGAGCAGCGGCGCCGCGAGGCGGCCCTTTCAGAGGACGTCTCCTCCCCCCGACCTCGTGACACGTCCCGACCCTCCCGGGAAGGGCCGATGTCCCGCGGTCAAGCGGAAGCAGCGAACCACGTACGCAAAAACTGGCCACACTGTACCCGAAAAACGGGCCGTAAAGCTGCCCCTCGTAAGAATCCAATAATGGGTGGCCGATATGGAAAAGGCCCCCCACTTCGTGGTGACGAAGCGGGGGAACCGGCAAGACTCCTGTCGATACGGAAGATGATCTAGTCGGGCCACGTCCCGGTCAGTTTCTGGGTCCCGATCGCGCTGCCACGGTGGACCGCCGCCTTCACCACAGCGAAGATGGCGCCCTGCAACGCGGCCGCCGCCAGGATCTCGGTCCAGCCGCGATCCGGGTCGCCGGCGTCCGGTGCGTCGTCGTCACCGGAGACCACCTTCCACGCCTCCTTGAACAGGAAGCCGGCCACCGCACCGGCGGCCAGACCCAGTCCGACGTTCACCGGCTTCAATGCCAGCTTGCTCAACTTGCCCGCCATCAACGCCTCCCTCGGACGATCAGGATGACACCGACCACTGCCGCGACACCGGCGAACACCAGCACAGCGGGAAACGGATTCGCTCGCACCCGTGTGCCGGCCTCGTGGGCCAGCTCGCCCGGCGAGGTCTCCCGGACCTTCTCGGTGGCACCGAAAGCCGCCTCGCGCACCCGGCCGGTCACCGCGGCCGCCTGCGTCAGCACCCGCTCCTTGGTCTGCTCGACCTGCTCCCTGGCGCGCGCCTTGACGTCCGCCCGGGCAGCCAGCGCCTGCACCGTCTCACCGAGATCGGCGCGGGTCTGCTTTATCTCCTCCCGCAGCACCGCCAGATCCGGCTTCGCCGCGGAACCATTCTTGTCACTCATGCCCGGCTACGCTCCTTGACCGCCTGCTTCACCTCGTCGACATCGGCCTTCAGGTTCTGGATCGCCGCCTGCGGCTCGGGCGGGGTCGCCCGGCGCAGCT is part of the Actinoplanes sp. NBC_00393 genome and harbors:
- a CDS encoding RICIN domain-containing protein gives rise to the protein MGGVVGPSVIGAGSDGDADRLSRAGLPADAPEQGLVYTGLKLAAADSLCAGSYLLYDETCTHGPERPPAGLAVRRDVAPVTGGTSQFTAVRRETGAVPADAEIARDEGGSALTADAPALIPDAAPGQADFILGPDDVACSGDGRSGKRVQLLYLHDSATDSRYAKFLNSFRTWAAGVDAIYDASAGETGGSRHIRYVTTPDCRVDVAEVQLPDGSLGSFLKTIESLRSLGYNRTDRKYLMFSDTNVYCGISTYVADTRGGRTNRNNGGPSYARVDSGCWSSAVAAHELTHSLGAVLSDSPNATGAGSCVDESDLLCGPDRSGKPVRNVCPKNHKIRLDCGHDDYFSTNPKPGSYLDRHWNVALSDFLLRSDGGDDIPDAPGATRPDTSTPAPPTPTAPATPDPKPVDPSPSPSAAEPSAPPAPDPSPSESPAPEVPEPGASATPDPDLPPVEEVANPVGKPRPTPPGQAKKPVPGTGDQDPGEAPAGPQETADNGVQAVLEIREPTSSSVRLTWSSADDDARYEVSVDGKPVATTKATRARLIGLKPDARYTVAIRNKKLGYLAKGTAVTAPAARPVQNSWFVLTNALTGGAADLYAARPDDGTPVTLGGEDGGTQQQWQLVPAENDSYSLVSRASNRCAVALGGTPAAGSPLVQGDCYATSGARWKLQASDYGFTLRSTTGNLVVGVGSQRFGSHRVLVLQTDTGQRHQSWTAVPD
- a CDS encoding adenosine deaminase — encoded protein: MTDLTGFIAGLPKAELHVHHVGSASPRIVAELAARHEGSSPVPADPALLADYFEFRDFAHFIEVYLSVVDLIRDPEDVRLLTYEIGRELSRQQVRYAELTVTPYSSVRRGIPAPAFCEAIEDARTGAARDFGVDLRWCFDIPGEAGLQAAEETLRIALDERPDGLISFGLGGPEIGVPRPQFKPYFDKARAAGLHSVPHAGETTGPETIWDAIRELGAERIGHGIAAAQDERLMAYLAEQQIPLEVCPTSNLRTRAVATLAEHPIATLVAAGVPVSVNSDDPPMFGTTLEAEYAAAAGLLDLDPAGVAELARAAVRHSFLPEAGRAALIAEIDAYTVSYG
- a CDS encoding trans-aconitate 2-methyltransferase; protein product: MWDPAVYRRFGAERSRPFFDLVRQIGAEHPRAVVDLGCGPGELTRTLAERWPRARITGIDSSPEMIGKAAADPGPVDFRLGDIAGWQPEPDVDVVVTNAALQWVPGHREMLVRWVTELPSGAWIGMQVPGNFDSPGHRAVRELGAAPRYAERLDGLLRADPVDDAAGYAELLTGAGAAVDAWETTYLHLLPASPAGEDHPVLRWMEGTALRPVRAALDEEDWVAFRAELAIRIAETHPERHGVVAFPFRRIFVVASK
- a CDS encoding cold-shock protein, which codes for MAQGTVKWFNADKGFGFITVDGGGADVFVHFSAIQTSGYRTLEENQRVEFEIAQGQKGPQAEQVRPL
- the thrS gene encoding threonine--tRNA ligase, with the translated sequence MSATRTPAVADPLVVPAGTTAADAVAAAGLPAHGPKAVVVVREADGRLRDLNWAPEADTEVTPVAIDEPDGLDVLRHSTAHVLAQAVQDVFPEAKLGIGPPIRDGFYYDFDVEKPFQPEDLTKLEKRMQEIVKAGQTFRRREYASLDEAKAELKSEPFKLELVDIKGDVDEEAAAVGAGELTHYDNLGKDGERVWGDLCRGPHLPSTRLIPAFKLMRSAAAYWRGSEKNPQLQRIYGTAWPSRDELKAYLNRLAEAERRDHRKLGTELDLFSFPDEIGSGLVVFHPKGGVIKREMEDYVRARHIEEGFQYVGSPHITKEGLFHTSGHLPYYKDTMFPPMELEGANYYLKAMNCPMHNLIFRSRGRSYRELPMRLFEFGTVYRYEKSGVVHGLTRVRGLTQDDSHSYVTAEQAPGEIKHLLNFVRSLLDDFGLDDYYLELSTRDPQSDKFIGSDEQWAAATKVLEDVATESGLELVLDPGGAAFYGPKISVQAKDAIGRTWQMSTIQYDFNQPARFGLEYQAADGSRQEPVMIHSAKFGSIERFFGVLVEHYAGAFPAWLAPVQVVGIPIRDDHASYLEEFVARLRKEGIRAEVDHSTDRMQKKIRTAQQQKIPFMAIAGDDDVNGGTVSFRYRDGSQRNGVSIDEAVAHVVEVVRSRVNTGPSAA
- a CDS encoding DUF4235 domain-containing protein, whose product is MAGKLSKLALKPVNVGLGLAAGAVAGFLFKEAWKVVSGDDDAPDAGDPDRGWTEILAAAALQGAIFAVVKAAVHRGSAIGTQKLTGTWPD
- a CDS encoding response regulator transcription factor → MATVLLVEDDHVVRGAMLRSLADRGHAVHAVGTALEALRRVAAETPDLVVLDLGLPDLDGSDALRMLRGITDVPIIIATARDDEQTVVRLLRAGADDYMVKPFTGAHLDARIATVLRRVGRASRAAQPAVHEVGELRVDIGERSATLAGESLALTRKEFDLLAYLAARPGRVVSRRELLEEVWRQPSVGEDQTIDVHLYWLRRKLGESAAKPRYLRTVRGVGFRLVAPD
- a CDS encoding aldo/keto reductase yields the protein MEKRSFRKLGREVGVVGLGAWQLGADWGEVSEADAHATLQAAVDAGVTFIDTADVYGDGRSEQIIGSFVKDRPGLTVFTKMGRRLPQEPANYHLDNFRAWTDRSRANLGVETLDLVQLHCPPTPVYSSDEVFDSLDTLVQEKRIAAYGVSVERVDEALTAIARPGVASVQIILNAFRLKPLERVLPAAAEAGVGIIARVPLASGLLSGRYDENTTFAADDHRNYNRHGEAFDVGETFSGVDFRTGLEAVRRLRPLVPEGATMAQFALRWIIDQPAVTVVIPGARNPEQARANAAAADLSPLAPETRETISAVYDELIRPQVHDKW
- a CDS encoding HAMP domain-containing sensor histidine kinase, with translation MRLAYTTAATTAVAALVFLVPLGWGLRDDHRDTALAEAARRTATVAGAIAAGTGEKGVAAAVAAAGGNPVVHTPGIAPSAGGRADAALIDRAAPLPEPTVEDVDGGVVRLQPVTVGGKTLVVEAFVPDSVLNENTARDWWLLLGLAVVLVGGAVFVVDRLARGAVDSARNLVDAALAVGDGDLGVRIHPSGPRELAEAGYAFNRMADRLVTSRTDERELVADLSHRLRTPLTALRLDAEALDPDDTQILDLSADEVDRRRGIRRIRQAIGTLEDEVNALINTTRQAVAAQVAAPEDGLCDASEVVRERMMFWSALAGDQDRQYRVVGAHLRIPVPVARAELAAALDAVLGNVFRYTPQGTAFEVGLSRRDGWVALRVDDAGPGIPDPERALRRGQSNQGSTGLGLDIARRVAQATGGSVSLDRAAMGGASVVMLLADADATPKAPSRFGLVGRGRLTRERDPGRRRGQQPGRE
- a CDS encoding ADP-ribosylglycohydrolase family protein, coding for MSFTLFPGTRLALALESLAGLSVGDALGAQYFVPANKPSDLLEARVPEAPWEWTDDTEQACCLVATLAEGDFDRDGFAEMLGRVFDPGRGYGPGAVVMLREIQQGLPWPIAAAAAFDGQGSCGNGAAMRAAPLGAWHADSLAHAATQGVRAAEVTHAHPEGIAGGVAVSVAAAVAAAARLHGHKPEPEQLLRAVATHTPTSVVRDGVVEAAGISGVDEAAYRLGNGSRATAQDTVPFALWVAAHYLHDYPAAVAACVISGGDVDTTAAIAGGVVAAHTGLDGIPPAWLSAREPLPSWLAAAGGE